One region of Brassica napus cultivar Da-Ae chromosome A10, Da-Ae, whole genome shotgun sequence genomic DNA includes:
- the LOC106370922 gene encoding cytochrome c oxidase assembly protein COX11, mitochondrial, with product MSWSKACRGTRIPSHLHNIHRTSLPKRTVPIAPCSRYYTHGAYKGNQHSLRSKIGLWGSPSSLFSLNSHSSMIHGGAHREYSTHSITETKSKKMLYYLTAVVFGMVGLTYAAVPLYRTFCQATGYGGTVQRKETVEEKIARHSESGTVTEREIVVQFNADVADGMQWKFTPTQREVRVKPGESVLAFYTAENKSSASITGISTYNVTPMKAGVYFNKIQCFCYEEQRLLPGEKIDVPVLFYIDPEFETDPRMDGINNLILSYTFFKVSEETNSSVPVQETS from the exons ATGTCGTGGTCGAAGGCATGCAGAGGGACTCGGATTCCTTCACATTTACACAACATTCATCGAACATCGCTGCCTAAAAG GACTGTGCCTATTGCTCCATGCTCTCGTTATTACACCCATGGAGCTTATAAAGGCAATCAGCATAGTCTCAGAAGCAAGATTGGGCTTTGGGGAAGCCCATCTTCGTTATTCTCTTTGAATTCCCATTCATCGATGATACATGGTGGTGCTCATCGCGAGTATTCTACTCACTCAATAACAGAAACCAAATCAAAGAAAATGCTTTATTACCTAACTGCCGTTGTCTTTGGCATGGTGGGGCTAACTTACGCGGCTGTTCCATTGTATAGAACGTTCTGCCAAGCTACTGGTTATGGAGGTACTGTTCAACGCAaagag ACTGTTGAGGAGAAGATTGCTAGGCATTCAGAATCTGGTACCGTCACTGAAAG GGAGATTGTGGTTCAGTTCAATGCTGATGTTGCAGATGGGATGCAGTGGAAGTTCACTCCAACTCAAAGAGAG GTGAGAGTAAAGCCAGGAGAAAGCGTGCTCGCCTTTTACACTGCTGAAAACAAAAGTTCAGCTTCAATAACCGGAATCTCCACATATAATGTCACTCCCATGAAG GCAGGAGTTTATTTCAACAAGATACAGTGTTTTTGCTATGAGGAGCAGCGACTTCTTCCAGGAGAAAAGATTGACGTGCCG gtGCTCTTCTACATTGATCCGGAGTTTGAGACTGATCCAAGAATGGACGGAATCAACAACCTGATACTGTCTTACACTTTCTTCAAAGTGTCTGAGGAAACGAACAGCTCTGTTCCAGTTCAAGAAACCAGTTAA
- the LOC106369405 gene encoding blue copper protein, with protein sequence FDNGDKNEYPQLSVCDDDELHGSLGLLLGRVYKVGDSEGWTAKDDVYYAWAERDYKEFHVGDSLVFEYDPIINDVTQVAGGLEYEFCDLSSPKAVYNTGHDVVTITEPGFHYFITSNQEQCVLGHKLEVLVVQDPSSPVPPPTPSKTLPVRNTYKVGDSEGWKVYDSDFYNKWSVEKQFHVGDSLIFEYADEFNDVYQISGDLEFMTCDPTSPVAVHKTGHDLVRLTEPGVHYFITSNSGSCEAGLKLRVMVGPVPKVVLYPNFPKKVDFSAMERLNNWLKTFKPQH encoded by the coding sequence TTTGATAATGGCGACAAGAACGAGTATCCTCAGCTTAGTGTTTGCGATGATGATGAGCTTCACGGTTCTCTCGGGTTACTCTTGGGGAGGGTCTACAAAGTTGGAGACTCCGAGGGATGGACTGCTAaagacgatgtctactacgctTGGGCCGAGAGAGACTATAAGGAGTTCCACGTGGGAGATTCTCTCGTCTTCGAATACGATCCCATCATCAACGACGTGACTCAAGTCGCTGGCGGTTTGGAATACGAGTTCTGCGACCTTTCTTCTCCTAAAGCCGTATACAACACAGGACACGATGTCGTGACTATCACGGAACCAGGTTTTCACTACTTCATCACCTCAAACCAAGAACAATGCGTATTGGGACATAAGCTCGAAGTTCTTGTCGTCCAAGACCCCTCAAGTCCGGTTCCTCCACCAACACCTAGCAAGACCCTCCCTGTCAGAAACACCTACAAGGTCGGAGACTCAGAAGGATGGAAAGTTTATGACAGTGACTTCTACAACAAGTGGAGTGTGGAGAAACAGTTTCATGTTGGAGATAGTTTGATTTTTGAGTATGCCGATGAATTCAACGACGTTTATCAGATCAGCGGGGATCTAGAGTTCATGACGTGCGACCCAACGTCTCCTGTAGCTGTGCACAAGACAGGACACGATCTTGTTAGGCTTACGGAACCGGGAGTTCATTATTTCATAACCTCAAACTCGGGTTCTTGTGAGGCTGGTCTTAAGCTTCGAGTGATGGTGGGACCAGTACCTAAAGTTGTTCTTTACCCTAATTTTCCGAAGAAGGTGGACTTCTCAGCTATGGAGCGCCTCAACAACTGGTTGAAGACTTTCAAACCCCAACATTAA
- the LOC125579258 gene encoding protein NIM1-INTERACTING 1-like: protein MKNEKDQNVETKRILIKGQRKEKIKLWIDANTQPRKAWIKIHVREREDGDEEEKKIDTFFKLIKSYQEARKRRREELAENSGDVKKKTNVGETSGAVVPAFQPEDFSQCRTDVKPLMAVSDHKEGDVKVKEEEEQADKEGEEEKGLDL, encoded by the exons ATGAAGAACGAGAAGGACCAAAATGTGGAGACGAAGAGGATCct GATTAAAGGCCAAAGGAAGGAAAAAATCAAATTGTGGATTGATGCAAATACTCAACCAAGGAAAGCATGGATCAAG ATCCatgtgagagaaagagaagacggcgatgaagaagagaagaagattgacACGTTCTTTAAGCTCATCAAAAGTTATCAAGAAGCACGGAAACGAAGAAGAGAAGAGTTGGCTGAAAATTCAGGAGACGTGAAGAAGAAAACTAACGTCGGAGAGACATCCGGTGCTGTAGTTCCGGCGTTTCAGCCGGAAGATTTCTCTCAGTGTAGGACGGATGTGAAGCCACTGATGGCTGTTTCAGATCACAAGGAAGGGGATGTAAAGgtgaaagaagaggaggaacaagcagataaggagggagaagaagagaagggtTTAGATCTTTAA
- the LOC106370083 gene encoding blue copper protein-like: MYSILFHSHITHSSTLSHSTNLSFSSIILCDLSCLIMATRTRILSLVFAMMMSFTVLSGYSSAKIYKVGDSQGWTAKDDVYYAWAERDYKEFHVGDSLVFEYDPSINDVTQVSGGLEYEFCDLSSPKAVYNTGHDVVTLMEPGFHYFITSNQEQCVLGQKLEVLVVHDPSSLVPPPTTPSKTLPVGETYKVGDSEGWKVYDSDFYNKWSEEKQFHVGDSLIFEYADEVNDVYEISGDLEFMTCDPTSPVSVYKTGHDLVRLTEPGVHYFITSQSGYCEAGLKVRVMVGPQPKAVAYPNFPKKVDLSAMERLNNWLQTFKPQPHH, translated from the coding sequence ATGTATTCTATTTTGTTTCATTCACACATAACACATTCATCAACGCTTTCTCATTCAACAAATTTAAGTTTCTCTTCTATCATACTTTGTGATCTTTCTTGTTTAATAATGGCGACAAGAACGAGAATCCTCAGCTTAGTGTTTGCAATGATGATGAGCTTCACGGTTCTCTCGGGTTACAGCTCAGCCAAGATCTACAAAGTTGGAGACTCCCAGGGATGGACTGCTAaagacgatgtctactacgctTGGGCAGAGAGAGACTATAAGGAGTTCCATGTGGGAGATTCTCTCGTCTTCGAATACGATCCCAGCATCAACGACGTGACTCAAGTCTCTGGCGGTTTGGAATACGAGTTCTGCGACCTTTCTTCTCCTAAAGCTGTCTACAACACCGGACACGATGTCGTGACTCTCATGGAACCAGGTTTTCACTACTTCATCACCTCAAACCAAGAACAATGCGTGTTAGGACAGAAACTCGAAGTTCTTGTAGTCCATGACCCTTCAAGTCTGGTTCCTCCACCAACAACACCTAGCAAGACCCTTCCCGTCGGAGAGACGTACAAGGTCGGAGACTCGGAAGGATGGAAAGTTTATGATAGTGACTTCTACAACAAGTGGAGTGAGGAGAAACAGTTTCATGTTGGAGATAGTTTGATTTTTGAGTATGCTGATGAAGTCAACGACGTTTATGAGATCAGCGGTGATCTAGAGTTCATGACGTGCGACCCAACATCTCCTGTGTCTGTGTACAAGACGGGACACGATCTAGTTAGGCTTACGGAACCAGGAGTTCATTATTTCATAACCTCACAGTCTGGTTATTGTGAAGCTGGTCTTAAGGTTCGAGTGATGGTGGGACCACAACCCAAAGCTGTTGCTTACCCTAATTTTCCCAAGAAGGTGGACTTGTCAGCTATGGAGCGTCTCAACAACTGGTTACAGACATTCAAACCCCAACCCCATCATTAA